A section of the Dictyoglomus sp. NZ13-RE01 genome encodes:
- a CDS encoding plasma-membrane proton-efflux P-type ATPase — protein sequence MEDRVDFEKLSIDEVVTYLKTDLKNGLTKEEVEKRIKIYGYNEVVEVKKNPFLKLAQKFWGLTAWMLEAVIILSFILKKYLDMYIVFGLLVFNAIIGFFQEQKAENAVETLKEKLQINAKVLRDGTWQIIKAKELVPGDIIRLRAGDFVPADSKIIEGEVEVDQSALTGESLTVSKKVSDLIYSGSIIKSLECTAVVVLTGVKTYFGKTTELVQIARPKLHAEKVTSKVVQGLLLIVGVALLITFIVSYFIGINLIEVLSLALVLLASSIPVALPAMFTISMAFGSMELVKKGVLVTRLNAVEDAATMDALCFDKTGTITENKLTVTEVIPLEGFSENDVLLYGALASQEANQDPIDLAILKAAKERNISFEGFIQKSFYPFDPKTRRTEAIIVKEGKTFKVTKGALNIILQITKEVNDYLVNKEENFAKRGYRTLAVAVGNNSEDFKIVGLVALYDMPRKDSKELIQELKNLHISLKMLTGDAMPIAKEIAEEVGIDSLVYNANALREVLQEDPKKALDIIEKSSVFAEVYPQDKFYIVKGLQEKGHIVGMTGDGINDAPSLKQAEVGIAVSNATDVAKSASSVVLTEEGLSNIVDLIKVGRMIYQRLLTWIFNKVIKTFQIVVFVVVAFLLLKKFIVSAFDVILLMFVIDFVTLSISTDNVRWSKKPDRWNVRSIIQTSAILGVLVVVESLIILFIGLKKFGLENDLNSLQTYSFAILFYFGIFTLFVVRDRKHFWNSIPSKPLLITVILDFIFVTILVSFGIPQLKPIPLIYTVVVILLSSIFSFVINDNIKYLLLRKME from the coding sequence ATGGAAGACAGGGTTGACTTTGAGAAATTAAGTATTGATGAAGTTGTTACATATCTAAAAACGGATTTAAAAAATGGTCTAACAAAAGAAGAAGTAGAAAAAAGGATTAAGATTTACGGCTACAATGAGGTTGTAGAAGTAAAGAAAAACCCGTTTTTAAAGCTTGCCCAAAAATTTTGGGGATTAACTGCTTGGATGCTTGAAGCTGTAATAATTTTGTCCTTTATTCTTAAAAAGTACTTAGATATGTATATCGTTTTTGGTCTTCTTGTTTTTAACGCTATTATTGGGTTTTTCCAAGAACAAAAAGCAGAAAATGCAGTTGAGACACTTAAAGAGAAGTTACAGATAAATGCGAAAGTTTTAAGAGATGGAACTTGGCAAATTATTAAGGCAAAAGAACTTGTACCTGGAGATATTATTAGGTTAAGGGCAGGTGATTTTGTTCCTGCTGACTCAAAAATTATAGAAGGAGAAGTAGAGGTTGACCAATCTGCATTAACTGGCGAATCTTTAACGGTTAGTAAGAAGGTATCAGATTTAATCTATTCAGGATCAATTATTAAATCCCTTGAATGTACTGCAGTAGTTGTGTTAACTGGTGTTAAAACTTACTTTGGAAAAACAACGGAACTTGTACAAATTGCAAGGCCTAAACTGCATGCAGAAAAAGTTACATCAAAAGTTGTGCAAGGGCTTCTTTTAATTGTTGGTGTTGCACTTTTAATTACTTTTATTGTATCTTATTTTATTGGTATTAATCTTATTGAAGTTCTTTCTTTGGCGCTTGTTCTTCTTGCATCTTCTATACCTGTTGCTTTACCTGCGATGTTTACAATAAGTATGGCTTTTGGATCAATGGAACTTGTTAAAAAGGGAGTTTTGGTGACAAGGTTAAATGCAGTTGAAGATGCTGCAACTATGGATGCACTTTGTTTTGATAAAACTGGGACAATTACCGAGAATAAGTTAACTGTTACTGAAGTCATTCCATTGGAAGGTTTTTCGGAAAATGATGTTTTACTCTATGGTGCTTTAGCTTCACAAGAGGCAAATCAAGATCCCATAGATTTAGCAATTTTAAAAGCAGCGAAAGAAAGAAATATTTCTTTTGAGGGTTTTATTCAAAAGAGTTTTTATCCTTTCGACCCAAAAACAAGAAGAACTGAAGCAATAATTGTAAAAGAGGGAAAGACATTCAAAGTAACTAAAGGTGCATTAAATATAATTCTTCAAATAACAAAAGAAGTAAATGATTATTTAGTTAATAAAGAGGAGAATTTTGCAAAGAGAGGGTATAGAACATTAGCGGTTGCAGTAGGAAATAATAGTGAGGACTTTAAAATAGTTGGATTAGTTGCTCTGTATGACATGCCAAGAAAAGACTCAAAAGAACTTATTCAGGAGCTTAAGAATCTCCACATTTCCCTAAAAATGTTAACGGGAGATGCAATGCCCATTGCAAAAGAGATTGCAGAAGAAGTTGGAATCGATAGTTTAGTTTATAATGCAAATGCTTTAAGAGAAGTTTTGCAAGAAGACCCCAAAAAAGCTCTTGATATAATTGAAAAAAGTAGTGTATTTGCAGAGGTTTACCCTCAAGACAAGTTCTATATAGTAAAAGGCTTGCAAGAAAAAGGACATATTGTTGGAATGACTGGCGATGGAATAAATGATGCTCCATCATTAAAACAAGCAGAAGTAGGGATTGCAGTAAGCAATGCTACAGATGTTGCAAAAAGCGCTTCAAGCGTCGTCCTAACTGAAGAAGGTTTGTCAAACATTGTAGATTTAATTAAAGTAGGAAGAATGATCTATCAAAGACTTTTAACCTGGATTTTTAATAAAGTAATAAAAACTTTTCAAATAGTTGTTTTTGTTGTTGTGGCGTTTTTGTTACTTAAAAAATTTATAGTATCTGCATTTGATGTTATTTTATTAATGTTTGTTATAGATTTTGTAACCCTTTCTATTTCAACAGACAATGTCAGATGGTCGAAAAAACCTGATAGATGGAATGTAAGAAGCATTATACAAACATCAGCAATACTTGGAGTTTTAGTAGTTGTTGAATCTCTTATCATTCTATTCATAGGGTTAAAAAAATTTGGTTTAGAAAATGACTTAAATTCTTTGCAAACTTATTCTTTTGCAATACTCTTTTATTTTGGTATATTTACGCTATTTGTAGTAAGAGATAGAAAACATTTCTGGAATTCAATCCCTAGTAAGCCTCTTTTAATTACAGTTATTCTTGATTTTATTTTTGTTACAATTTTGGTGAGTTTTGGAATTCCACAGCTAAAACCAATCCCTTTAATTTATACAGTTGTAGTAATTTTGCTTTCTTCAATATTTTCTTTTGTTATAAACGATAATATAAAATATTTATTGTTAAGAAAGATGGAATAA